Proteins found in one Rhodothermia bacterium genomic segment:
- a CDS encoding sigma-70 family RNA polymerase sigma factor, with protein MPIAPDVTQLLTRLNENDDQAMNQLIPIIYDELRRMAHSKLRWEASGSTLNTTALVHEAYFKLADQKATNWQNRNHFFAIAAQAMRRIILNNAEKKQAKKRGGNQADLDVDEVADWLSDTQSEEILALDEALEQLKSFDERGYNVVVYRFYGGLNYEEIAAVMDLSHITVRRSWNAAKLWLNRSLRTSLLG; from the coding sequence ATGCCCATAGCACCAGATGTAACCCAATTGCTGACTCGTCTTAATGAAAACGACGACCAAGCGATGAACCAATTGATACCGATTATTTATGATGAACTGCGCCGTATGGCCCATTCAAAACTCCGCTGGGAAGCCTCCGGAAGCACCTTAAATACCACCGCTTTGGTTCACGAAGCCTATTTCAAATTGGCCGACCAAAAAGCAACCAATTGGCAAAACCGTAATCATTTTTTTGCCATTGCAGCACAAGCCATGCGACGGATTATCCTGAACAATGCGGAGAAAAAACAAGCAAAAAAACGCGGCGGAAATCAAGCGGATTTAGATGTGGATGAGGTAGCGGATTGGTTGAGTGACACCCAAAGTGAAGAAATCTTGGCATTGGACGAAGCGCTTGAGCAACTCAAATCTTTCGATGAGCGCGGGTACAACGTTGTGGTCTATCGGTTTTATGGCGGCCTCAACTACGAAGAGATTGCAGCAGTCATGGATCTGTCCCATATTACGGTTCGACGATCGTGGAATGCAGCCAAACTTTGGCTCAATCGTTCGTTAAGGACCAGTTTACTTGGGTGA
- a CDS encoding zinc metallopeptidase translates to MLTYALFFGVPMLLAMWAQFKVKSTFNKFAQVPTRGGMTGAEVARAVLDEAGLYNVKVEPTNGFLSDHYDPRGKVLRLSEATYNERSVSAAGVAAHEAGHALQDKEKYTPLVWRSAMVPAVQFGSMLGPIAIMAGLAINITGLAWVGVILFAAASVFSLVTLPVEFDASNRAKAMLAKMNLVTTQEGEGVDKVLDAAALTYVAAAVASVAQLLYYVLMLTGRRD, encoded by the coding sequence ATGTTAACCTACGCACTCTTTTTTGGCGTGCCCATGCTTCTTGCCATGTGGGCACAATTTAAGGTAAAGTCAACCTTTAACAAATTTGCCCAAGTCCCCACACGTGGCGGCATGACGGGCGCAGAAGTCGCACGGGCTGTTCTGGATGAGGCTGGACTGTATAATGTGAAGGTAGAACCAACCAATGGCTTCCTCTCAGACCACTACGACCCGCGCGGAAAAGTACTCCGGCTCAGCGAGGCGACGTATAACGAACGCTCGGTTTCTGCGGCTGGTGTCGCTGCCCACGAAGCCGGACATGCACTACAAGACAAAGAAAAATACACGCCTTTGGTCTGGCGTTCCGCAATGGTTCCTGCCGTACAATTTGGCAGTATGCTGGGGCCAATTGCCATCATGGCTGGTTTGGCGATAAACATAACCGGACTTGCTTGGGTGGGGGTTATCCTCTTTGCGGCGGCTTCTGTCTTTTCGCTTGTCACCCTACCCGTAGAATTTGACGCCTCCAACCGTGCAAAAGCAATGCTTGCCAAGATGAATTTGGTTACTACACAAGAAGGCGAAGGCGTGGATAAGGTTTTGGATGCCGCTGCCCTCACTTATGTGGCTGCTGCTGTCGCATCGGTTGCACAGTTGTTGTATTATGTATTGATGCTTACAGGACGCCGCGATTAG